The segment GGCAGCTTCAGGAGTGGGAATCTCATTTTTGTTGGTTGGAATCTGGTTACACTCAATGATAGAAGGCAAGGGTATTTCCAAGTTGCCGTTGAGAGGAGTAATTACAAGATCATTGGCTCTTCTACCCCAGACTTCTGTAATGCCTGCACAAGTACCTAGGGTATAACCTAGCACCTCCTGCTATGTCTAAGAGATCATAGAACTTTGTACTTGCTAGAGATCGGTTACTCTGGTCGTCGAGAATGGTATACAATCTTACAGCCTTTTCAGGTTTGTCTTTTCTGTATACACGAACCAAGCATATCTTAGCGCAGGATTTCCCACAAAGTCCTACATCTGTTTTTGCCCTTGTTTGTATTACTAGATCATCTCTTTCAAGATTGAGCTCATTCAATTCCTGTAATTCTTTTAAGGAATTTTCTGTGTTATACCGCTTTAGGAGACCAGCATATTTAGCAGACAGTCTTTGGTAATTCTCATAGGCAGCATTCAATTGCTTAACAGCGCCCTCTAGGTGCAATACCTTATGAGTTGGTTGAGACAGAGCTGACATACATTCAATAGTGTTAGACCATGAGTGGTTGATGTTCTGCAGCAGTTCTTCCCTGTCAGCCTCATAGTTTTCTTGGACTGTCCAGGTTGGTTTTACTGAACGTTTTGTTTTATGTGGCTTTGAGGATCTGACTGCTGATCTGTAGGAAGTTCAGGTTCCTCAGCTTGTACATCGCCTTGCTGGTTCATTGTGATAAATAGCAGAGGGTTAAATCACAAGGCACCTGTTTGCATAGAAATATATCAATCTTCTGGCAGAGGGAGAGGGTTGCCTAGGCAACCAGTGGGAGAAGGAGTAGAGAGAAGTTCAGAAAGGGCTGCTGCAGACTTAGTGTGGATTGAATACAGAGTTTAGATTGACTTGCAGACAGAATGCATTGACAGTACAGACAGTCCATAGGAGCTGCTAATATTACAGTTGCATGAATAGTTTCTTCAATAATCTGTGCAGAAATCTGATGAAGTTTATGCTGAGGTTTATTTGCTGGCTGAAGTACACAGGCTTGTACACATATTCTTCTATATTCCAGTGTCCATATACATCTCACTATACATGCAGAGCTAGCAAGGATCTCTGAAAGATATTTGGCAGATCTTGTAAGATCCCTTCACTGATTTTTTGACTGTTCTGCCTCTTCAGACTAAACCCTACAGTGTGATCTCTATAatttacagttgtgatgagatggctataactgcagtcttaggtgaattggctgacagtgactcaatccaaaggacaccttgtagatcttgaagaagtttatttcaaactgtgcagatcatacaccgatgaacagatggataggtcaaaaaatcatgctgtgagcagctaacaggagcatgcaactgagatgagggtagatgacagaatgaagaagagggaaggagacaagagactgagcagaagctaggggaagagagaaaggacacacataatgaaaagcaaaccatgcatgtgtaacatgacaacCACTGACATGATTCGTATTGTGCTACAATCTCCCTATGATAATGAAGGAAGTGGGAGATACTAGAAGATCCCCAACTCTAAATAATAAATTTGCAGTAATGGGGAGTTTCCCTGACAGAACAGCGGATGTGTTTTAAAAAGCCGATCCCCTGACATTGGATAACAGATGATGATATCAGGTGATGAATGGATGCTTGTATGTGGCTCTGATTACTGATCACAATTATCATATTGGGGAGAGTATTAATGTTAGATTCCCTCTTAAAGGTACAGGAGTAGAGGCTAGAGTCCCCCTTTATGGTCTGGGTCTAATAGTATggacacagaaacataaatacTCTCTTATCAGTATTTCCTCTCTATCATCAGATAATCCACCAGAACATCCTTCCAAATCCGCTAGAATACATCACATGAAAACTGTTGGGATTTTGTGTTGCCAGATGTCATAGAACTCAGAATCTGGCAGATAAGGACAGTGGAGGGGCctctgactgacctctgagctgtatccaggaacacatttcagtgtcctcagtgtctggttatttcttattccagatgccaggtgggggcaGGAACTGTCTGTCAGGCGATTATAATCCAAActgtagaagaagagaagaatgttaccagaAGAATTTGAATTTCTCCCCCAGGAATGAATGGAACTATTCTCTACATGAATGGAGATCATTTCTCTTTATTGGTTATGTTCCAACACCAATTTTATAAGGAAAATGTTATAATGGAGTAGACACCCTAATATTACCATACATGTGTAGAGACAATGATATCCCCACCATACACAGGATGACCACAGAATTTTACTGACATGACTCGTATTGTGCTACAATCTCCCTCTGATAATGAAGGAAGTAGGAGATATTAGAAGATCCCCAACTCTAAATAGTAAAATTGCAGTAATGGGAGTTTCCCTGACAGAATAGCGGATGTGTTTTAAAAAGCCGATCCCCTGACATTGGACAATGGAGGGGCctctgactgacctctgagctgtatccaggaacacatttataaatattagtcCATCACACAATTCCTAAACAGGTTTAAGAAACACAGCCGGAATAATACTGTGATCATTTTGAGACCGGTCTCCCAGGCCTCAGAAAAGCCTAAACCCCCCCtaagcctgttctggtgaaccataagtgccagacatgcctagtttgatCGCGTTGGACTCTATGTTCTGAGCTAATTGATAATCTGGTGGTTGGCAGgtcataaaatttaaatttatggaACTATGAATCTGGATATAATAGGAGCATCCTCAGTGTGTCCACAGAGCATCCGAATCTGTGTGAATACAccttgctgtcattggattgttctATTAGTCCCTCCTCTGTGTATTGGCATAttaaaagccatgtaagcccagcagagggagctctcactgataccatctttgTTGCTAGGGACAACGACAGCGCTAGAGAGCCCAGTAACTCTGAATAACAACTGAACTTTGTACCAGCAAGTTGGATCAAGACAAACCAattttcacttgttttatttcaatattattctgtttttttcacacTGTTGCTTTTATTCAGATATTGTTCTGTTATTAGCCTTTATTTCTTTGtccatgtttatgtttttttttttacttgtcaaacattagaaaatgtgtaagctgaatctctgaatgctctaagtagaaatagtgaaACTCTCAATGTTGAACACTGCTATAAAAGTCTCTCCTCTTGTCAGAATACACTCAGTGCACTGTGCAATACCATAATGTACTGCCACAATCCTAGAttctaaacaaatacataaaatgtaatactatCTGAAGTAATGTTAATTGTTTACTGtatgtatatctgtgtgtgtgcTGGAAAGAAAAACTGAGGGGGTCGGTATGGGTATATAACATTGTTTATTATCTTAGTCCTTGCTTGTATTCTATGTGCTGCATGATATTTGTAGATTTGTTgttctgggacttgtagtgctgcAGAGAGAATTGTCAGACATTTCTGGAAATAATTCCCCTCCTCTGCAGCAATGAATGTCTGTTACTTCCGGACACAAAGTTTTACAGCCAATTTTCTGGaactttgttaaagaaaaattccATCGGGTAAACCTATAAGTGTCCTACTTTTCCAATGTCTGTAACTAATATTGTGCTGATGGGTATCTCTGTCTGATTGGTTATAGCATCTTCTCTTTTGTTATAAACCACCTCTACCCTGGCCAATTATTTTATTCAGATATTCTTATACTATTAATATTGGAGACACCTCTCATATCTCTTAGACTATTCTAGTCAATGATCTTACCAGACTTGTGTTCTCCACATGTGTGTATCTAGTAAACTCCTACCTAAACTGGATTTGGATATAAATTCACCACAATATATCGATAGAAATCCACAGTTCAgtttaacaaaacaataattagGAGCACAGCACTATAGTAGCTAAAAcgtagggggggggggtctataaatgttttgttataaatgttttcaccaaagcaTAACCCAAACTTTAgccaacatttacatatttttcatattgacaTAATTATTAAAATGCGTGAATTCTAAGTAAAACTTGATTCTTGCATTTTCTAAtgtattcaaaattttaaaagaaattttgggtaaaagttaggtgaatgtttggtaaaaacatttataaatggaccctataaaatgttttctgtactaGAGTGTTATGCTACTAATCTCTTCCTTTGCTTACCCCAATCTCTTCATGGAGTGTAAAGCTGGTATAAATTTCTTCAATCCTTCATCCCGAATATGACATGAATTGAGTTTTACTTCTTCTGACTCTATGCAGGACTGAAGGACAGAAGATAGCACAGAGCAATCCAGAGGGCTGAGGGAGATTTCGGAAAGGTCAGTATTGTTTGATGCAATACATTGTGACACCAGAGCCTTATTCCTGCTCTCATGGAGATAGTAGAATGCATTAAGAAGGTTTCTCTTGTCAGATCTTTGTTCTTTTGTGATTTTATGCTGGATCCAAGTAATGACATCTCTGGCAGCCTGAACAGACAATTCTCCAACATGAGACTTTAACAGGAATCTAGTAGAAGAGTCTGAGAGACCGCAGAGGAAACGAAGCAATATTTCAGCACGACCATCATTGTAAGATTCAGCATCATGAAGTGTTTTCTGTAATCTGTTGGCATTATAGTCTATAAAATAGGCTAAAGCAGCAAAAAACTCCTGAAGAGTGAGATGTAAGAAGGTGTAATCCATATTAGTTGGCTGACCAGATTCCATTATAAAACTTGAAAAGAGATGTGTATCATTTCTCACATTGTATGACTTCAGATAACGCTCATCAAACACAATGATGTGATTCATGACTCCATATTCTGCCATCCATCCAATAGATCTCAGTAGTTCCCGGGCAGTGTGACTATCTCCTGTATTCTGGTTGTGATTGGCCAAAATGTTGGTGACAAAAGTCACAAAGAGTTGTGTCACAGTTTTGGGCAATGATTCCATCAGCTGATCAGTGTTGGTTGGTTGGGCCTTGAAGCACATTGATAACACTGTACAGACAATCCAGCAGTATGATGGGATGTAACAGAAAGTGTAGAGTGTGTCATTCTCCTGCACATAATGAAAAACCTTGTGTGATAGTTCTTCATTTTCAAAGAAATTTTTAAAGAACATCAGTCTGTCTTCATGGAGAAATCCCATGATGTCAGTTATTCTCTGGAAAACACTGGTATCAACTGATGCCAGTCTGGTTGGGCGACTGGTTATCAGTACAGAGCAACCCTTAAGAAGACTCTGCCTTACCAAACTGAGCACAATCTCACTAAAATATGTTCTCTGCTTTGGATGGGTCAGTCTACTTGATTTGAAATCCATTTGGTGACTGCTTTCATCTAAGCCATCAAATATAAACAGAAGTCTCTCCGGATCTTGTAGAATTATTCCAATCTGACTCTCCAGATATGGATGTTGTTGAAGAATCATCTCCTCCAAGCTGTCCTTTCCCAGTCTATTAAGATCCCGGAATCTGAAGGAGAAGACAAAAGCAAATCTCTGGTAGAGTTTTCCCATCACCCAATCATAGACAAACTTCTGTATCAGTGTGGTCTTCCCTATTCCTGGCACTCCGCTCACCATTACtgcatgattgtgtgtttcaaacattttttatattcataatatctactagaacccttgttcggacatatttctgtaagttacgggtctaccatttaaaaaaaaaatttaatgaaaaacagtggatcacttttggtacagaaatctagacctcagtgtaacgctcaagTGGTTAAAGGTGTAGTTTGTTGTTGGATACAGGACAATATCAATATCCCAGCTGAATATTGCATGGAATTTCTTTAACATATATGGCTGTCAAGTTACTTGCTAAACCtctaaacataatattgtcaccaagATTGCAGGAAGGAATTTCTAATACCTAGTaacataactaaataaatatgCCAATTTTCTGTAAATCATTTCCTTTCAAAACCAGAGAAAAACTTTTCAAGTTAATCACAATGCCCCTGAAtacaatttttaccaaaattgatTTGGAAGGgcagtcaaaagaaggtaaaaagaaaagttacatttaaaaggaaagttactgttaaagaatgtttatatttaaagttactgtaattatttagattttttgtgtactttttagtaatttttaaGATATCTAATTTTAGCTTAAGTTATTTTTGTAGTGTAGTGTTcttcattatattttaaatcatattacTTTCTgagtgaaataaaaagtaaatagcaATACAAAGACAGAAGCACGGTTTTGAGATAAAAAATTTATTGGGGGTCTCtatatagtttataaaatataattttaatatataattatatactctGCTGATATTATATGAAGAATATTTACTGCTTTTGAGGTTTACTGATATTTTTACTGACTTGTTGCAGAGAGAAGCAATAGAAATAGTCAGCCGAATGACCCTAAAGTATACGCTATTGGACAATCTGCTGGAGGAAAATTAGATAGCGGCTATACAGGAATGATTTTGCATACCTATTGTTGGAAGTGACAAAAATTGATATGATTTGGATATAAAGATAACGCTGCCACCTAGAAATAAATTAGCAATGGGCTAAATTTTCTCTCCCTTTTGCTTAGAATaccatttatttgttaaaaaaagacattgattTACTGTGGATAAACACATGCTTTGATGACTGTCTCCTGTAAAGACTAATACTTGAAAATGAACATAATTGTGTAAGATTGATTTGGGATACCGCTATCTCTGTATGTTGTGGTTTTAACTCTGCTTTCTACCTGCCTCCATTCCAGGTGATCAAGTGCACCTGAACTTAAATAGCTtctgtgctgatacacctactatttgtactaattacatccctgaagaagcagacatagtCTGTGGAACGCGTCGGATGGTTCCAACATGtgaaatgtgtacaatgtattcagctcATATATGGTATGATGTTAGGAATTTTTTCCTAACTTTTCACAGTAGAAAGAGGCatgtatgatttttatatatgtacCTTTTAAGATGatgtaaataaagtattatagtttttgatatttttgatattcATGATTTAGCTACCCAGACTTTGActgaagtaatggcactacaggaaaaGCAAATGGGAGGAAAGTTTGAatttttaatacaagataattttatggtacagtttatagaagcccccaACTAAAAATGATAGTCTGGACGTAGTTCTTCCTAACAATTTAGAACCccggtagcagtgaccatattatgatttcatttaatgtaaactgtaaacagaaagcaaaaacaggaaagatagaaacatttaattttaagagggcacatttttcattattagggCAGCTCTCTGTGCTCTCTgtgaacacagaacagaaataggaatgtttaaagtgtgttctacacaagcacactgaaaaaaatattccaataagtTTGGCATTAAAGCCTATGTGGCTCACTGCTGAtgtgaaaaaagccataaagaacaaaaaaggacattccaaattataaaaatgaaggttcaccttcatcttttaaaaactataaagagtgtaacaaaaaatgtaaaataaaatgtgcaaaacttcaaaatgaaagacagattgcaaaggaaattgAGACAAACCCCccacaaatgtttaaatatattaatagcaaaaatatcagatctgagcatgttggccccttaaaggatgtctctgggttggtaactagggataaagaaaaggcagatttactaacccttttttttatgttgacaaagcaccaggacctgatggattacatccatgtgtcttcaaagagctgagctccgtaatttaaaagccattatttctaatttctcATTTCTAGGACTCTTTAACCTCCTGAACAGTAACTCTGAGTACAAaatttggggtagctaaaaaaaataatgaacaaagacTTACTTGGTCCTGCCGGCATCCTCTGGTGTCTTGCTCATccaatcccatcctctggccgcatcctcttcctttGATCGGTCCCCCAGCAATTGCGCTGACATTCCCTAGCAGTTCCCAATGGCGTTGCTGATGGGGCGTGgtaggaatttcaaattattttgtattggattcaatacaaaataactgtattgaatccagtactgatcattatagtatatatagatatGTTGTGGTATActacccttgtgggatcacctctCCTGGTGTaagaggtactctcagactgcaggagaggtggaTGAATCACACTGGCGACAGTAGATAAAGttgaaactgacccgcagtcagttttattaaaaggttgcataagataaaacaacacaaaaataaatcctaggcagtcaggcactaactaaacagcaggcagattcctctctaccagttggtggttAACCCAGCCAACTCtacacaaacgttccagcaaccaTTACTCACATGTGGTACAATAATGGCtgtcacaggcagcttccctgtgctcCAGGTCAGGGAGAGTTTTTTTCCTATCCTTTCCTTTTACCTGCTGGTCACAGCTGTGCAGTAGTTATTGGCCAGACAAAACCAGACTCTgtcctggat is part of the Pyxicephalus adspersus chromosome 12, UCB_Pads_2.0, whole genome shotgun sequence genome and harbors:
- the LOC140342476 gene encoding NACHT, LRR and PYD domains-containing protein 3-like, coding for MVSGVPGIGKTTLIQKFVYDWVMGKLYQRFAFVFSFRFRDLNRLGKDSLEEMILQQHPYLESQIGIILQDPERLLFIFDGLDESSHQMDFKSSRLTHPKQRTYFSEIVLSLVRQSLLKGCSVLITSRPTRLASVDTSVFQRITDIMGFLHEDRLMFFKNFFENEELSHKVFHYVQENDTLYTFCYIPSYCWIVCTVLSMCFKAQPTNTDQLMESLPKTVTQLFVTFVTNILANHNQNTGDSHTARELLRSIGWMAEYGVMNHIIVFDERYLKSYNVRNDTHLFSSFIMESGQPTNMDYTFLHLTLQEFFAALAYFIDYNANRLQKTLHDAESYNDGRAEILLRFLCGLSDSSTRFLLKSHVGELSVQAARDVITWIQHKITKEQRSDKRNLLNAFYYLHESRNKALVSQCIASNNTDLSEISLSPLDCSVLSSVLQSCIESEEVKLNSCHIRDEGLKKFIPALHSMKRLGLDYNRLTDSSCPHLASGIRNNQTLRTLKCVPGYSSEVSQRPLHCPYLPDSEFYDIWQHKIPTVFM